The following proteins are encoded in a genomic region of Spirosoma sp. SC4-14:
- a CDS encoding peptidase domain-containing ABC transporter, which produces MNPRKHIERTLVRQQEQADCGVACLASILAYYGGHSRLERLRELSGTDPQGTTLLGLYQAASQLGMDAEGMEAESVENLKTDVSGPVILHILVDNRLQHYVVCYGWDALEQRFLVGDPAQGIVTYRAEELATIWPSRILLTLSTNATFRPQTDEKKAKRQWFFGLIRDDIPLLAIATGLGIITAGLGLSTAIFSQKLIDEILPKHDTQRLILGLGLLTFLLVARAIVGYLRGFLLNRQSRDFNNRIINRFYEALLYLPKSFFDSRKTGELIARLNDTGRIQRSISYLTGTVVINALVVLVSAGYLFTYSVWIGLLALLSIPLYGGLVWLYHTRIIHNQREVMTASAHTESNYVDTIQGIDVIKTTNREAFFGGITRIIYGRFQDKVYQLGQISLRFNLVAELISALLIAGLITLTSVLVVEQFLHLGEMMAILTLAGSILPAVASLAMTNIQLQEANVAFERMYEYAHLTPEQNALGPDLIFTFSSLTIQNLYFRFPGRPLQLENISLALNKGELIVLLGESGSGKSTLLQLIQRFYAPEAGQIRLNGTDWHSVDTTTWRQAIGVVPQQIKLFAGTLLDNICLGNIAEEAEQVVLFCRHYGFDRYFEAFPQGYLTRLGEDGIAISGGQQQLVALARALYRKPQLLLLDEPTAAMDRHTEQFVVDLLEQLRPQVTILLITHKATLIQSANQVYVLQQGHLNPIHIYSQTGSNNNLLALNSLLQ; this is translated from the coding sequence ATGAATCCTCGCAAGCACATTGAACGAACACTGGTCCGCCAACAGGAACAGGCCGATTGTGGAGTAGCCTGTCTGGCTTCGATACTGGCCTACTATGGTGGACATAGTCGGCTGGAGCGGCTCCGCGAATTAAGTGGTACTGACCCACAAGGAACCACGTTATTAGGACTGTATCAGGCGGCTTCTCAACTGGGCATGGATGCTGAAGGTATGGAAGCTGAATCAGTCGAAAATCTTAAAACCGATGTCAGTGGCCCGGTTATCCTGCATATACTGGTCGACAACAGGTTGCAGCATTACGTTGTTTGCTACGGTTGGGATGCTCTTGAACAGCGTTTTTTGGTTGGTGATCCGGCACAGGGTATAGTCACCTATCGGGCCGAAGAACTGGCAACTATCTGGCCCTCACGTATACTCCTGACGTTATCTACAAATGCGACCTTCCGCCCGCAAACCGATGAAAAAAAAGCTAAACGACAATGGTTCTTCGGCCTCATCCGCGATGACATTCCGCTACTAGCCATTGCTACGGGCCTTGGAATTATTACGGCGGGGTTAGGACTATCGACGGCAATTTTTTCGCAAAAACTGATCGACGAAATTTTACCTAAACACGATACTCAACGGCTTATTTTGGGACTAGGCTTATTGACGTTTCTACTGGTAGCAAGGGCCATAGTCGGTTATTTGCGTGGTTTTCTGCTGAATCGCCAGAGCCGCGATTTCAATAACCGAATCATTAATCGATTTTATGAAGCGCTGCTTTACTTACCCAAGTCATTTTTCGACAGCCGCAAAACCGGGGAACTTATAGCACGTCTGAACGATACAGGCCGAATCCAGCGTAGCATCAGTTACCTGACCGGTACGGTCGTGATTAACGCGTTAGTGGTACTGGTGTCGGCAGGGTATCTCTTCACGTATTCGGTCTGGATAGGTCTGCTGGCGTTGTTGAGTATTCCGTTATATGGCGGTTTGGTGTGGCTTTATCATACTCGTATTATCCACAATCAGCGCGAGGTAATGACAGCATCGGCCCATACGGAAAGTAATTACGTTGACACCATTCAAGGAATCGATGTAATCAAAACAACCAACCGGGAAGCCTTTTTCGGAGGTATTACCCGAATCATCTACGGTCGTTTTCAGGATAAAGTATACCAGCTAGGTCAGATTAGTCTTCGCTTCAATCTGGTGGCCGAGCTAATCAGTGCACTACTCATTGCTGGGTTAATTACGCTCACTTCGGTTCTGGTTGTAGAGCAATTCTTACATCTGGGCGAAATGATGGCGATTCTGACTCTGGCGGGTAGCATTCTACCTGCCGTTGCAAGTCTGGCTATGACCAATATACAACTTCAGGAGGCTAATGTAGCCTTTGAGCGTATGTATGAGTATGCACATCTCACTCCAGAACAAAATGCTTTGGGACCTGATCTTATATTTACCTTTTCGTCGCTAACGATCCAGAATCTATACTTCCGGTTTCCGGGCCGCCCTTTGCAGTTAGAAAATATCTCGCTGGCACTAAATAAAGGAGAATTAATCGTCCTATTGGGTGAAAGCGGAAGTGGAAAAAGTACATTGCTCCAACTTATTCAACGATTCTATGCTCCCGAAGCAGGACAGATTCGTTTGAATGGGACAGATTGGCATAGTGTTGATACCACAACCTGGCGACAAGCCATTGGTGTTGTTCCACAACAGATCAAATTATTTGCCGGTACGTTATTGGATAATATCTGCCTTGGTAACATAGCAGAAGAAGCAGAGCAAGTAGTTCTGTTTTGCCGACACTACGGTTTTGACCGCTATTTCGAAGCATTCCCGCAAGGTTATTTAACCAGGCTAGGCGAAGATGGAATTGCTATTTCAGGTGGGCAGCAACAACTAGTAGCGCTAGCCAGGGCCTTATATCGAAAGCCGCAGTTGCTACTACTCGACGAGCCTACAGCAGCTATGGATCGTCATACAGAACAATTTGTTGTAGACTTACTGGAACAACTACGTCCGCAAGTAACTATTTTACTTATTACGCACAAAGCTACTCTGATCCAATCGGCCAATCAGGTCTACGTCTTACAACAGGGACATCTAAACCCAATCCATATTTACAGTCAAACCGGAAGCAATAACAACCTATTGGCGTTGAACTCATTGCTTCAATAG